In Metopolophium dirhodum isolate CAU chromosome 5, ASM1992520v1, whole genome shotgun sequence, the sequence GTAGGTACCCCGCAAAATTTAGtcattcaaaagagtaaaaaaaattcaaaatcaacaaagataatattttccaaaaattttgttttgtaacaacttaaaattatgatttacaaaTCGATACAGGTACCACATTACGGTCTGCGGACATTATGTAATTATACGTAAGTGCCATAAATTACGATGACGCGATGAtcgcataataatgtattctgtcaatttctttttatacaatgtaataatagattacatgttaaataattataatgttatataattataatattatgtattaatgttttaataagcTTCGTTGGCTCAAATAATGCGTTCGGCCgcgtttcatataataataatattataggtaggtactatattatagggATTAGGTTATAGTGGTTTAGATTAGGTTAGACTTTTCCGAACGattgttttattactattataatgtacagtttTTTTGtccaacacaatattattatattgtattaagatAATGCTTATTCTCGGTCAGAATCGAACGTGTGTTGAAATGTGATTCAGTAGATATACCTAGtagtcatattatatgtatataaactatCTCGGCGTATACGCATAATATGcgttgaaaataaatagttataaaatatcgaACCGTCACCtgcgattttgttttttagctGAGATTTTTTGTCCACCGTGACCATTGCGTGTGACACGATTCTTAACCGACACTCGTCGCGTGAttcgtaataaatatatatattaggtacatgaatgcataatactaaataaaacgGTTGTATGGGAGCTGATGACGTTGAtgggatgataataataatataacgtcccTTGTCCGACGCTTACCCATATTATGGCCAGCGTGGTTTAGAGTAAGAAGTGTTATGTTTTTTTAGCGCGTAAATTAGTAAAcgattgaaatacaaaatatagaaaatatgatatagaatataatattataatatagtcactatattatgtagttatatgttattatgtcCATTGCATATTTCGTATGCGATGAATGCCTTTTCGAAATTCGTCCTACTGtgatacaatataacataatattattttattattatgcacgcCTGTAACTGGGCTGGTCGGGCTATATATTTTCGTTGTTCCGATATAACCAAAATGTTGGGCTTAAAATACGAcgataattatgttataatagtaCCTCTGTATACGACGgataacagtaaaaatattatgatattgtattgcTCCCCCAAACGACTCGACGACCCGCCGTGTCGGGATGAAGTCAAACGTCGCAAcaagttgatttttttctagTAGTTGtattaaacgtttttatttacgcataatataattcttTACAGTTTGTTCTGTTGGTTCGATTTGAAATCGCGTAAACGATAAGATACTTTTAAGAAGTTTTTTGAATAATGTCAATTAAAACACATAAATATGAAATACTGTTCTGTTGATTTCTTCgtcgaatattaattaatgttttcttttgtaaactaaataactaatatgtattaaaatataatttccgtAGACGAGTGTTTAGTTACactgaaacaaaacaaaaaaaaaactgttgaggTCGCGCACACAAATATACCATACCAATAATTCTTCAGATTTCACTTTTCCTCTCGGTGAAATAGGAAAACGATCAATCACACGAACTTACACCCTAATATAagacatacatattaatattgtttatcgtCATATAAATTCCATGCgcttcaataaaaattaaaaaccaatgataTAGCTTACTCAATGTTCGAACTCAAGTAAAACCAAAAATCCGAAGAACAGTTTGGACATGTCACATGTATAGCAAGTGCAAAAATACATGAAAGTAGAATGTGCTGCGCTGACATTGTCTTTAAAAAAACGGGTTTCTTTTCAAATGcccataaattaataaactaaattgcTACTTTACCATAAATCGTATTTCCGTTTTTGGTGAATTTGCCTTTACATAGTATGTAAACTTTACCGTACAAATGTACGGCAAATACTTTTCGCGTCCACGGCCacggtgtaataatatattttagaaatatgtaTAAAGAACCAGCGAACGTTTCAAATGTTTAAGGTCATTATAGCTTTTATAAACACCTAACGTTAAAACCATATTGTCAATTTTGTcctttaaaaaattaatcattattcgTATTGTATTGTATGCACAATCGTTTACGAAAAGCTATAAATACAGTTGCGGAATAAAAAGTTAATGGACCTCCAACTAGTTTAAACACGTCTTAAAAACAGCTAAGATcgttcaatttaataaatttttactaTTCATTTATGTAAATTTTCCGTTCTTAAATCGTTATCTATTCACCCctgttgttttaattattttatgaaaaattataaatttcaattcttaccaatattattatgcttattatagatatataatatgtatgtattaataataattattatatattgacataaaatttgttgtttattaaacagaatttgtaattattttataatgtatcaataatattatatttatttaaaacggttaagaattaatattaataatatacgattaagACATGAGATAACTATTTCGGTAGTTATCTCAAGGCTGACACGACAATAAATTAGGATTAAGTTATGTGTTAaggaatttgtttttattcgttattttaattttaactttttttcagtttattatgttatagtaaatttcattgtttttgtgttttattattaattatttttcgttgATTGGTTaagtattgtattttgttttgttatgcTTTTCGGTTCAAACAGTGTTCGattacacaaattatattactCTCAATACTCTGAACACAACGATATGCCTTAATTCTGACAATAATAAGtcgataataaaatgataataattaaacgatACGGACGAATTTAAATGGCACTCgttatatacacaaaaaataagtcaaaatcacccacacaagataaaaaaaaaatattacaatacattacctaaataaatataataattcgcactaaaagaaaaactaataatattttcacactGCACTAGTTACTCGAAAAGCACAATATACGAATAAGGCACTTCAATGAAAACTTTGaacgaaaatatataataataatatgttatgtaatattttatgatagacgtaattttttgttatatatttaatataggtaacctatttaagtgtaaataataataatataaaaatgtaatgttttaagattttaagtCGGTTATACTATGTATAGAACACTATTCGCGTTTAGACGATATAACCGTAATTTAGCTTGTAAGACGTATATTCCCAATaacatgactaaataaatatttaatcatgtcttataatataataattattattattgtattttaggcTAATCACAATAATTTTCGTTATCGCTTAAACGTAAACGCGTTAGATGctccataaaataattatttatttactattaattgtttcgcgacaaaaagttttttttttctataatagttattaaaatttaaaatattatatttattgcatcaaaaagtcaaataatataatatttaaacaaactaTATGGTAACAACTTATTTTTCATTCTAagctaaatacctactaataatatttaaataataattttaaacaacgcCAGTATTTTAATGATAGTACGACAATCGTCGGATAACtcgttttaattacattttcgcGACAGAAATACattcaataacattatattatactcgtaataTTATAGATTCGTACATTAGCGAAGACTTACTTAATTTCATAGCACAAAACCTGTCATTTATTCTCCATTGTCTGAAATAATATTTCGTACCTACGCTTATTAGTGGGAATACCTTTGTAGACGATCGACTGACAATGCACCGTCCGTATAGTTATCCGCTTTAGACGATAGCGCCTTTGAGATTTGAATTTTCCAtacgaattttatattatacttatctgttaaacttaaaatattggataaccatttttttttcttaaacaaagGGAATCTTTGCCCCCAGCACCTCACCATCCGAATAATTACGTCCCCGagtataaaaccataatatttatcatcgtactataatttaataagacgacaaataaataatattagttactttattataatattatgttttttttttattctacgttgacggaataataattatcgtggaTATCGCGATAAAAAActgatcgaaaaaaaaaacaaatacattttactataatattataatcattaggtGAAAATATTGGTTAATTCGACTCCGATAAGTTTTGTGTACTTATCGTTCTAagatatattatcgtaattggTATAAATATGACATTGTGTTACGcataggtaacataatattataaaaacaatattttataatccgTTCCGTTTCAAACTGTTCATAATAGCGGAGCACTGTTGTTTTCGAGtcgaatattaattgtatacgtCTTAAGGAATTTtaccattataatacaattattgtgcttaagaaaaaaataacaattattattatacgacacagacataataatatacaatttaatgtgTATCTACGTAAaagttttgttatattatatacctacttatagtacctacctacctaaaaaatgtttaaccatTCTTACCACTTAGCCATATCCGTTCGatataactttaaatgtattttagcgTTTCGagattattataactattatgtacTTATTCATTGTTCTTggatcatcataataataaaatggtcgtaatattttattgttgttaaccTTTGTCCCTTTTCGTTGACGGACATTACCCGTTTacacactatagtctatattgtattattagtttattatagatttcaatatatcaatataatattgtacccaacgtaatattgtatttctattgatttaataattcgATCAATTTATTCTAgtgttatatatatacgttttcagtcatatttataaaatttaatataacatatttaagaAATGCCATTAACGATATACAATTCATTTACATTTAGTCATAAtgtgtaacattttaaacattttgttccaacacataaaacattaaacaatttcgactttaaattttactttattttttatttttatctgtaactactaatatattttaggtatctatatataatattatacgtcttgaTCAATGtcgatttttccaaaaaatcgTAAGGTTAATCATGACATCATGTGGAGATTCACTGCCTATAGTCGTCAAGGCGTAGGTACAGCGGACGTCTATTCACTGCAGGTTGCGtgtagcataatattaataagaatgGTAAGGTCGAATTGCACTCGGGTCAGAAAAAGCTtaggtttgtataataattgcattcaggttttaaacatataatgGTTGGATCACACTGGGTTTAAAAAATCGCAATATTCGAATTATATAACACTCGTTCGATCGTTTCATAAAACCTATTTGTCAATAAACATCAGTTTAGTCAAGTACAGTTCAAGACGTGTTCGACAATTCCCAATGAGAAACCGGATTGACCATCGGTTTCGATGCTATAATATTCGGTAGAAGACATAAGCGTGAAAATGAGatacgaaaaaaaaagttgtatcttACGAAAGCGCCAAAATCCTAGATACCTGTAACCTATGTGCCACggttaatagatattaaatttagaactatatattatattttaacaatttattattgactaatTTTGATAAGATCGAAAAATTCaacgatttattaaaattaaaattttatatttataattaattaattgctattttatttattgaccattttttataagatcgacatttttaaataacaacttatatgaaatattaattttggcgcTTATGTCATGTCCTATACATTTTGACGCAAATGTTATGTCATTTTTGTACCTTTAGCGCTATGTCatatatccataatattatactgggtgattttatttacctattaaaattatttatttgggtgataattaatatattattaggtacttactgcGTAAATGCGCGTTCACGAGTTCTCGAATATcgaaacgataaaaaataagtacttttacctcataacaaacataatataagtataaataaatttatcacgAAACGCTTCACAAAATGTATTACACCTTTATAATCGAACTCCGTAGATAAATTGTAATACTTCTGTATTATATCGATAagaatttactataaaaattaagacTGCAGTGTAGGTTAGCCAAATCGGTTTAATTCTTATAAACTAAACGTCCGTAAAAtgtgaatattgttttttattattttgtttttttttttatcaattattgctTATCATTTGGTTTATGCGTACTTTTATTCATAAATGgtcgataatatattttaatcaatatcgatatatattttaatagttaggtaggtagtatataattatCACACTtttcacaaattaattttagacttTGAACgtagcaatgaatgtatttattttataatgatgtttattgttgTTTGTTTTGTATATCTGTAAACATGTTTGAAGctaaaaaaatacttcaataattattaactttgatATCTAGAAACAAACTGGATTTAATTGTTGCTCAATACTCAGTAGTAGAGGGTGTGTCGTGGaggtcaaaaaaataaaatacccagTAAGGTACTTACTTACtactttttaacattattaggAAAAACCTACAAAAAAAGGGTAACTTgcataggtaggttaggtataggacataggtataacACTGTTAAGCTAAGTAAGGATAAACACGAATGATGGAGCAACGGagattaatttagtaattaaataattagaaatattagtatattaagaACCTTTTAAAACTTagtcatacaatttttttttgtataattgtcaGTAAAAGTTATTTCGTTTGGTCAAAAAGTTTGAACGAtgacaattttagttattttgctgtaattaaaaaatattatttaggtaccgtaaataataatgacaatataaatataatataaaatatcctagactgacaaacagtttccgctcagaatcgtttttcatatataatgatattatatcattaaattcaaattgtataccatacattatacagtgacttactattgtaacctactgtacaatagAGCGATacccactttcccaccttttttaagttgatttttcaaaatattaaaacacaaataacCAATAATGTAGTTAAGTTTGCTTACTTTTTCTTCGAATGGAACAGCAAAATCATTACAGGAAATAAGCTTCAATAAATCTTCAGAAGGTAAAGATAGAAAATCATATCCTTAACCACTTCTctgaaaatattaatcattatttttataattaattactgattgatattatacagaattaaattatgtttatcataCAAAAAGTGTTGtatgactatattatgattCAGTTCTTGACAACAATTCCGTACAGTTGTGTAAGTCGGCTAATGCTTTGATTACAAGACAATTTGAAAGATCTAgttgtttttgtaaaaactcAGCACATGCACCATTTACATAATctaattgttatacatttgcAGCTTGTAACAACACCTTAGGAATgaacaataattcacataaaattatatgttgtttgtatatatatattaaatcaaatattttattatacctgtaCATTTTCATTTGTGACCATTATTTCTCcggtataaatataatctactaATAGTTGTAAAATGGTGGAATCTAATTCTCTTATATAAATAAGATCTTTATTACtttcattaaaattactaaacatTGAACGGAAATATGGACTAGCTgctattaaaacatttgtatgCCCAATAACAATTTTACCATCATCTGCTTCAAATCACATAAAACTTCAttcctaaaaacaaaaatgtgcaagtgatatttattttgaatggaGGTAAAATCACTGTCAACATACTGGTGTAGACATTGTAAATCTTCTAGTATTTTTACTGAGTGAGAGTCATTTCTAAATTTAGTTGGTTCGCATCCATTTGAATTCAGAGCTTGCTTTAGATTATTTTCACAAGATGAAGTCCGTGAGACATCCATTTCTTTTACTGACATAacacttatgaaattaatttaaaaattgtgatttattttaatgtcatcGTGTTCGAACGTAATACtaaatttaagtaggtaaaaaataaaaaccaacaaaatacTGCTCTCAagaaattattaacttttcatccaaaaaacttaaaaaaagcaGCTCACTCGAAAATATTCACACAAAACTTAATAATGGACTCAAACCAGCcgaaagttttttttcaaataatacagaaattatattatattatattatattctcaatacttatacataatggTGAACTTCACTAATAAATCCATCAATATCCATTCTCTGTGCGAGGAAGTCAGTGTAGACATCCTCACACTTCCAAAAATTACTGAATAAGTCAAACCATTGATAAACGATAGATATATAAAATCCAAGCTCACCAAactattaaactttttattccAATCCCTTTCACTACAGTAACCAATCACAAAGCAACTACTCCTCAATAAACTCacacaaaatatcataatgaataatcaagatagaaatataattcaatGGAACCTTAATCGGTTATTTAAAAAACGCAATGAACTTATTATCCGGGAATATAttcttaacattttttgtttacaagagACAAATTTCACAAAAAAGCATACTCCTCACATTCATGGTTATAAGTGTTACAACAAAAATCGCACTGACTATAGTCCGGGCATCTGGCGGAGTTTCCATGTTCATTGAAGCATCAATTCCCAGTAAAGAAATCCCTCTTACAACAAATTTGGAAGCAGTTGCCGCAACCTTTTTAACCCATAACACAATAACCACATTATGCAATATCTATATTCCAAATCAGACAGATTTATTTCTCGAAGACATTGACAATATATTCAAACAACTGCCATCACcattttttgttataagtttaaaaccggTGACTTTAACTGCCATAGTGAGCTATGGGGTTCAGACAAAACAGATAACAGAGGGAAAATCATAGGAAAAGTAttagataataacaatataataattatataattattatcctcAACAATGGTCATCCCACAAGATTTAACCCAGGAAACGGTAGGTTCTCCGTTATTGATCTAACTTTTTCAAACACATCGTTCTCGCATCAACTTAGATGGCAAGTCATCCCACAAATATACAGCAGTGACCAAATTCCCATATTAATAACTATCtacagagtgattcactaagcgtaaaacactcattatctcaaaaagtattgacttttttcaatttttttttttcaaaattatagatTTACACTGTACtagaattgtataatttttttatattttttaccctTATATTTATGAGGAAAAACACTATCAACTTTGGATTTTAATATGGTAACCTAtacttttaatttcataaattaataaggctattttttttttattaattattacattttcattttcatttttcattaatcCATTGATGCGATATCACTCCTCAAATGTGGGTAGTTTTGGAAAGTGTTTGTGTGTTTATGTGTTATACCTAGTCGGTAGATACCGCAACAATTAGGATTTTTATGCCCTAGGGTAaaagatattacatttttcagatCAATTCAGGAAGTACCGTAAACTTAAGTTAGGTTTaacttaagtattttataattcccATTAGCAAGGTTCGCGCAGTTCGCCTCACTGAAGGTGTTTGCGGCACTTGTCATAATAATACTTATCAATTACAAAGACCAGAagctataagtaataaattcgatATTGTTCGACCTCAAGGTATATCGATGATAACCGTTGTACCTACTCACaacaataacttattataagtaattggACCATTACTGTCACTTGTCATATGACGCATACTTGCGTGTAATCCTCTTGTCCCCACTACAAAATATCTACGGGTACGAAACAATACGATGATGCCTGATTAGGCTGATTCACGATTaggtaaaaatcataaaattttcGAAGTCtcagttatcaacatttttaattagtatatcgtgattttttttgtcatcaGTTTGGTAcctaaaatgtttgaaaaatactgagttcattttttaattcaaatattttgtagttttgtacattGCCAGTATCTACGGCCATTCCACAGAGATCTTTTTTAACCTTAAAAAGGTTGAAAAGTTATCTAAgatcaacaattaataaaataatgtatttcaggaaatatttttagaaaagttATAACtctaatatagtttaaaagttatgttataactcataacttataacttataacataaatatcaaactatataagattctgagaggagcgaTAAAGCTaatagttttacaatggtgattattgttttattttttttatcctgtatacacaATTTCTAaaagaaggagtgcttcgatttcaatacatagtattttagaaaattggatcaagatggtactttaagcaggtcattttttgattttcttaatagttatttaatgccacggaaaaaccaccaacaaattacaaaaaaccactaaaaatgagattttaattactaacgctttgtttatcatcatagaaacgaataataaaaaaaatttcaatattaattcaacttacaggttataataaataataacaatataaaatatccaaactgACGAACCGTCTCcgctctgaatcgtttttctaatacaatgatattatatcattgaattcaaatttaatacaatctattatacatttatccacttgtaacctactgtacagcagagtgacatccacttaccagctttttttaatttgttttgtacataatattaatatttaataattaaaaactcaacaattttaaatcgtcttataaatatggtttatttatttaataaagagtaATTGGGTGGTGTGGTGGCAGCgctgttttctgaaaattatctgAACCCTCCCCATGACAAATttctaaatacgccactgataaaAAGTGCTTAGTATTTCCCTACATCTGCATTTATAGGTCACTATAATGTATGTGATATAAACTCATGTTCAACGTTAAAGTGTAATctgacattatattttaaggatattttactaggtacctacttaatatttgaATGCAATTagtcatttttatttctatcaGTTATACGCTAAGTAGaactaattttgtttaaaaccagggcttgcaaacgttataataacgatatgattataacgttatatttgacaaataacgattgaaatttgtaaacgtaattataacggaaaacgataatcaaaaataattaaataccgcaaaacaaaacataacgattaacaatatatataatatatcattaaacaaaaaatatcgcaaaacgtaatttattgaatatcattacgaaaaataacgcaaaacaaaattatttgaaaatttaaaatccatttatttaaaggtatttaagatatattggtttcgtagaaatatattttatttcatgctatttatttttgtcttagaaaaaaatctaagaattgattatattatattccgtatctgggacattacctacccgcatttttttggagttattgataacttttaaactgaattgtcaatagctaatacctagtataataataatgattaataatgccCCGATAATTGCGCTGTAgaagtatagagtatagacttattt encodes:
- the LOC132944261 gene encoding LOW QUALITY PROTEIN: kelch-like protein 38 (The sequence of the model RefSeq protein was modified relative to this genomic sequence to represent the inferred CDS: inserted 1 base in 1 codon) → MSVKEMDVSRTSSCENNLKQALNSNGCEPTKFRNDSHSVKILEDLQCLHQNEVLCDXEADDGKIVIGHTNVLIAASPYFRSMFSNFNESNKDLIYIRELDSTILQLLVDYIYTGEIMVTNENVQVLLQAANV